One stretch of Punica granatum isolate Tunisia-2019 chromosome 5, ASM765513v2, whole genome shotgun sequence DNA includes these proteins:
- the LOC116207318 gene encoding pentatricopeptide repeat-containing protein At3g23020 yields the protein MFVKLQFDAKCFPVLGSSTKTSPSLGVSVTPTETAERQRGRRVLEIPDREGRNFNGFPKQSRNRRNGGADDFGVDKRKTGTDPAEKQRSNADFGGRIKNGGKGGVRLNGKGKAAKMQAKCSTKWLSYSGYLPAILEALETIEDLDEAFRPWEERLSNKERSIILKEQRSWERALEIFEWFKRKGCYELNVIHYNIMLRVLGKTGQWQLLERLWDEMSRRGIEPINSTYGTLIDVYSKGGRTEAALVWLGKMTKQGMEPDEVTMGIVVQMYKKAGEFGKAEDFFRKWSLGDSVTNRVNGSEEKPYLSSYTYNTLIDTYGKSGRVQEASSTFNRMIEEGIAPTTVTFNTMIHMYGNNNQLKEVDSLMQRMEQLWCLPDTRTYNILISLHAKNDDIETARSYFEKMKGTHLEPDPVSYRTLLYAYSIRHMVYEAEALIAEMDEKGLEIDEYTQSALTRMYIEAGLIGKSWAWFQRFHLSGSMSSECYSANIDAFGERGHVTEAERAFLCCQEQKKLSVLEFNVMIKAYGIAGSYDKACSIFDSMPGEGVVPDQCSYSSLVQNLASADLPLKAMPYLRKMQEAGLVGDCIPYCALISSFVKLGQVEMAEKLYREMICHNVKPDIIVYGVLINAFADTGSIKEALSYVDKMKEAGLSGNSVIYNSLIKLYTKVGYLKEAEETYRMLELSEAGPDLYSSNCMIDLYSERLMVEHAEEIFQRLRQTREANEFTFAMMLCMYKRLRRIEQALRIAKHMRELEMLTGLLSYNNVLGLYVMDGRIRDAAGTFQEMIEAEIRPDDCTYKSLGAVLMKCGVSREAIGKLEVEAKRDPQGGIRAWLSALSAVVEVDNSSYDV from the coding sequence ATGTTCGTGAAGCTTCAGTTTGATGCCAAATGCTTCCCCGTTCTGGGGTCGTCGACGAAAACATCACCCAGCTTAGGAGTGTCTGTCACCCCGACGGAAACAGCTGAAAGACAAAGGGGACGCAGAGTTCTTGAAATTCCTGACAGAGAAGGTCGGAACTTTAATGGGTTCCCCAAGCAGAGCCGCAATAGGAGAAATGGTGGTGCCGATGATTTCGGGGTAGATAAACGAAAGACGGGGACGGACCCGGCAGAGAAGCAGAGGAGTAATGCTGATTTTGGTGGTAGAATTAAAAATGGAGGGAAGGGGGGAGTGCGTTTGAATGGGAAGGGAAAGGCTGCGAAGATGCAGGCCAAGTGTTCGACGAAATGGCTGAGCTACAGCGGTTATTTGCCCGCAATACTGGAGGCGCTGGAGACGATCGAGGACTTGGATGAGGCGTTTAGACCGTGGGAGGAGCGGCTCAGCAACAAGGAGAGGAGCATAATCTTGAAGGAGCAGAGGAGTTGGGAGAGGGCCTTGGAGATCTTTGAGTGGTTCAAGAGGAAGGGATGTTATGAGCTGAACGTGATTCATTACAATATAATGCTCCGGGTCTTGGGCAAGACGGGGCAATGGCAGCTTTTGGAGAGGCTGTGGGATGAGATGAGCAGAAGAGGGATAGAACCAATCAATTCGACTTATGGTACATTGATCGATGTTTACAGCAAAGGTGGGCGAACCGAGGCGGCCCTCGTCTGGCTCGGAAAGATGACCAAACAAGGAATGGAGCCGGACGAGGTTACAATGGGCATTGTCGTTCAGATGTACAAGAAGGCTGGTGAGTTTGGAAAGGCTGAGGACTTCTTTAGGAAGTGGTCCTTAGGCGATTCTGTGACTAACAGAGTGAACGGCTCGGAAGAAAAGCCTTATTTGAGTTCATACACATATAACACGTTGATCGACACATATGGGAAATCGGGGCGAGTCCAAGAAGCCTCCTCGACTTTCAATCGGATGATTGAAGAAGGGATTGCCCCGACCACAGTGACTTTCAACACAATGATCCACATGTACGGCAACAATAATCAGCTGAAAGAAGTGGACTCACTGATGCAGAGGATGGAGCAGCTTTGGTGCTTGCCTGACACTAGAACTTACAACATTTTGATCTCTCTCCATGCAAAGAATGACGATATCGAGACAGCGAGGTCCTACTTTGAGAAAATGAAGGGGACCCACCTTGAGCCTGACCCTGTTAGCTATCGGACCCTTCTGTATGCTTACTCGATAAGGCATATGGTGTATGAAGCTGAAGCACTAATAGCTGAGATGGATGAGAAGGGATTGGAGATTGATGAGTACACCCAATCCGCATTGACTAGGATGTACATTGAAGCTGGGTTGATCGGGAAGTCATGGGCATGGTTCCAGAGATTCCACTTATCGGGAAGCATGAGCTCTGAGTGCTATTCTGCCAATATTGATGCATTTGGGGAGAGAGGACATGTTACAGAGGCTGAGAGGGCTTTTCTCTGCTGCCAAGAGCAGAAGAAGCTTTCAGTGCTCGAGTTCAATGTGATGATCAAAGCTTATGGGATAGCAGGTAGTTACGATAAAGCTTGCTCCATATTTGACAGCATGCCTGGTGAAGGAGTAGTTCCTGACCAATGCAGCTATAGTTCTCTAGTACAAAACTTAGCTAGTGCTGATTTGCCACTTAAAGCCATGCCCTACTTAAGGAAGATGCAGGAGGCAGGCTTGGTAGGAGATTGCATCCCGTACTGTGCTCTTATCTCGAGTTTTGTCAAGCTTGGACAGGTGGAAATGGCAGAGAAACTGTACCGGGAGATGATTTGTCACAATGTGAAGCCCGATATCATTGTTTATGGTGTTTTAATAAACGCTTTTGCTGATACTGGGAGCATTAAGGAAGCTCTCAGTTATGTCGATAAAATGAAGGAAGCGGGCTTGTCTGGAAACTCTGTAATATACAACTCCTTGATCAAGCTATACACCAAAGTCGGGTATCTGAAAGAAGCAGAAGAAACTTACAGAATGCTAGAGCTATCCGAGGCGGGTCCTGATCTATATTCTTCCAACTGTATGATTGACCTCTACAGCGAGAGATTGATGGTGGAGCATGCAGAGGAGATCTTCCAACGGTTGAGGCAAACTAGGGAAGCAAACGAATTCACATTTGCAATGATGCTCTGCATGTACAAGAGACTCAGGAGGATAGAGCAAGCCCTTAGGATTGCCAAGCATATGAGGGAGTTAGAAATGTTGACTGGACTGCTGAGTTATAATAACGTGCTCGGGCTTTATGTCATGGATGGGAGGATCAGGGACGCGGCTGGGACAtttcaggagatgattgaggCTGAGATCCGGCCCGATGACTGTACATATAAATCACTAGGAGCTGTGCTGATGAAGTGTGGAGTTTCGAGGGAGGCAATTGGAAAGCTAGAAGTCGAGGCGAAGAGGGACCCACAAGGTGGTATTCGAGCGTGGCTATCGGCACTCTCAGCTGTAGTTGAAGTGGATAATTCTTCGTATGATGTGTAA